The Pseudopipra pipra isolate bDixPip1 chromosome 4, bDixPip1.hap1, whole genome shotgun sequence DNA segment GTCAGAGCTACATGTCCTGACCAAGATAAAAGAATTTTCCTATTGCACTTCCCAGCTAGGTAAGTGTTCATGGAACTATCCCTTTGGAAGCCGTCAGGAGGCTACAGCAGAAATTAAAGCCCACCTTTTACAGGCAGGATCTTCTCCCTAAGGCTAGTGTTCAACTCTGGGGAAGCTGGCTTCTGATGCATCTGGCATCAAGGCCCCTGACTGCTGTaaattggaaaagaaagagacagGATCAATTTGCAAGTGTAGGATCAATACAGAGAACCATCACAAACCACCTCCTAAGGATGCATGCGATGCCAACTGAAAACAAATCCGTCCTTCGGTCAAATCAGACTTCCAAAACGCTCCCCCAGCATAAGGCAGTTAAGATCCCAAGGCAagttcagctcctgctgagagtCACACTGGAaatccctgggctgtgctgctgagaaagtcacaaaccaaacaaatgcaGAGCAACACAAACCATTTTATTGCTTTGATACCTGCTGCGAGGACAGGCTCGAGTTATGAAGGTCGATAGCGGCGAGGGAGGGGACTCGGGACTCTGgaactgttttattttccttcttcagaaaTCTGGGATGCCATGCTGCAAAACACAACCAAGGCATGCAGTGTGAAGTAAAAACCAGAGCTGACTGCCACTTATTTAGTACCCAGGTTTTATTTAGAGGACATCAGAGCTCCTACCTTCCACTCCTCTCAGCTCGGGGAGGTGATTCAGTTCTGGCAAACGCACATCTGCCTTGGAGAATTCCCATTTTTTCCTATTCGCCTGGAGgatgtttttttcattagtaaCCTGTAATCAAGGGCATAAGGACCAGCTcatgaaaacacaggaaaaaaatgatgcTATTTTCAAGGTTAAAAAAAGCATCAGCCCAGCAGTGTTCTGCTGTAGCTGGAATTTGTACAAGAACAGGCTCTGATGTGTGTGAAGGAATTCAACCTGCTCAAGGCTCATTTATGCACTATAAAcaatggaaaagcagcagcaaaaataaaaacaatcatCTAAGTGAGGCTGCTTTCTGAGAGATAAAGTGTGCCACTTGGAGAATGGCTGGGATTAGTTAtctggaaaaaagcaaacattccTTGCTGGCATAGAAAGAATCGTGCCTAGGTGGAGAGAGCAGTGGAAAACTTTCCATTCCACTTGTTTTCCTTATcaatttttaatgcatttatgACATGACTAAACAAGGCCCTGACTGCATTAAATCCAACCCCTCACTTCTGCTTCAGTAGCACAGCACACATGGTCTGCTTTTCCTGGCCAGGCAGGAGGCCATGGATATACTCCAGATATCCTGTGCTGGACTGCTTCCAGcattaaaagttgttttttgACACAAAGTATGTTTTATGTAAGATAACTATTAGCGAAGGATAACAAACAACAAAcctgtagggaaaaaaaggggtaAAGAAAAGAGCATTTCTAGTTGGGAGCAATGGTGAAGGACGGAACAGATGGAATTCTTGACAATTAAACACGTAACTGGGGCctgaattttacttttattttatatttgctttgcCAAAGGGGAAAGACAGGCGACTCACCGGTGTCAGGCTGACGCTGTAGTGGCCTGCTGGAGAAGGCCTCTGTTGCTTTAGCAATGGGTTcaagtattttttactcttttcaTCAAGTCTGTAATCAAAAAGGCCCCAAACTTCGTATTAATCGAGGTAAGGCGGCAAATGTAAAAACAACAGAGGCAAGATATCCCAGAGTCACATTCCCACATCCCAGTCCCTCAGCAACAGGGATGATGGAGCTCTCCTAGCTCTGCTCCCATACCTGTAATTGAGGCTCCCGGGCACGGGGCCCATCCCAAAGGTAGGAGAAAAGTTCTGGTTGATGGGAGGGATCACTATGCCCGTGTTCTTGGCGTAGTccaagctgctgctggaatCTTTCAGGCTGGTCTGAGGGCTGATTTTGAACGGGTTGGCGGCGCTGTCGTAGAGGAAGCTCAGGTTGGAGGCTCGGTCTGTTTTCTCCGCATCGGCTTTGGAGCGCTTCGTCTTCAACagcttctcctctctgccccttGGGCCAAAATCCTGTTTGGGAAGATAAAGCATCACCTTTCCCTTTCTGTCATGTTAAAAAAAGCAGCTTGCAGCAGCACATAcaggaggacaaaaaaaaaaaagtcaaaagcctAAATCTAAACATGCACGATTCCGCAAGGATCTGATGGAGATGGAATTGTTTTTATTAGAAAACCTCTGGTTTCCATCAAACAGGAGGAAACTTGTCAGGGTTCCAGCACCCTCTGTAAATAAAGTCACTTCAGAACGGAATCAGGAACGATGGAGGAAGAGCAGCCACATCCTGTGCCACttccaaagaaattaaataaaaattgagcCCAATGTCATCTCAAAGTCATTCTGAAGCCTCCTTACTACCCAATtgtaagcaaaatatttcatttttaattttttaactattttaattttttttaattttcgatttttaattttttaatttttaattttttaatttttatttttttaactttttaattttttatctttttaattttttaacttttaatatttttttttaatttttaatttggagACAGGGCTTTAAAACAGGTAAACAGCAGCATTAGAGCATGTCTCCATGATTCAATATGCTTCCCAACTGTTTCTCCCTTCAGCTCTGTATTGCCAGGAACTGCATCACCATGTAGTTCACCTGCAAGGGACTGGCCAAAGATCCACCTGCAGACTCCCATGCCACTTGTTATGAATTTTAACTGCTACACACACATTTATataatgattttaaaacataaaaaaaaaaagccaaaatacagtttgggaaaaaaaaaaaaaaagatggaccAACCTGGAcactgaataattttctttcttctagaACATCATCTTTCTCCCTTTTGCTgactttggattttttttgtaactgACGGTCTCTGGCATCTTTCTGGATCTTTAATTTAAGTTCCTCAGTAAACCTACATTCCAAAtaaggataaagaaaaaaaaataaataaaagggtTTCTGGTAAACTTAACACCATCATCAGTGGTTCAGCCCAGGCCCCCACAGTCTTTTAAGCAATCAAACAAACCATGCTTTCTGACCAGTGGGAAGCTAAATATGGAgtatacattaaaataaataaaatctgaagCACACATTTTTCACATTGCAGCAATAAAGGTGCTTGTATCCCAGTCTGGAGTAGATGCAGAGAGTGAATACAGTGTTAAACTGTTCTGCCCAAAatgctgtgacactggggaatTAATGTCACGACAAGGTGAACGTGCCACTGCAACGTGTTCCCTTCCAACTGTTCTCTTATTTCCAGGAAGGCCAAACCCAAACAAGCCCAAGACATTCAGCAGCTGTCAGCTCTGCAAAGCCAGCGTGCCATCTAAGAGCACAACTGCTTCACCTCCTGAGGCTGCTCTGAGCAAGAAATGAGCTGCTTTACCTCTCAGCAAACCCGTCCTGGTTAAAGAAATCGTGCTGCAAGAGTTCGGCGCAGGACGGCCTTTTGTCCGGGTCGATCTGCAAACACTCCTGTCAAACCAATGTGAACGTGAGAAATCAGGGATGAAACCAAGGCTTTAGCCTGCCTCAGAGAGGGCAAGAACAAGGCTCCTCCCTGGAGGATATGCAGGGATCCCTCTGGCTCGGGACGTGAGGGCTGAGTGCCCCCCATCACCCAGGACTGTGGTTTCCTCGCAGCCCTCACTAAGCTGCCAATCCAAGGAGTTGCTCACTGCATGGGGAGCTGAGAGAAAGGCACTTAAATAGCCCTGTACTCATCTGCACAAGGTGAAGGACAAGTAAACAGAGAAATGTTCATAGGAATCAATCAGTTAATTACCTTGGCTAAATCCAGCACAGCAGTAGAGAGCTTGGGATAGCGTTTGTCCAGAGATTCCACCTCCTTCACCTCAGGCAGCCTCATGCCAGCAAAGAGGGGATTTTTATAGAATAACTCTTGGTGCCTTGGAATTAAATTACCTGGAATCACACAGACGAAACAgccacatggaaaaaaaacagaggacAGTGAAAGATTTGAGAGGCTGAAATACTGGGTCAGCATTACTGTGAGGCTACAGTCTGGGTTGTTCCTTTCCCACCCTTCAAAACAAATTTGATCCCTTCATTCCTGAGCAGGCACTAGGCTGTTCTTACCCAGGCATTTGGTGATATGGTAGAGCTGGTCAATGTCTGAATCTCCAGGGAAAAGGGGCTCTCCTGTAAGCATTTCTGTTATCAGGGAGCCAATAGCCCACACGTCCACAGCCCTGGGAATAAAAACAACACCATCCCGGCTCAGCACGGCTTCGTTCCTTGCTTTGTTCCAAAGGCTGAGCCGGTGGAGAAGATGGAgcactccctccctgctcctcacaacCCTTCACAGCCTCACAGGCCAGACTTACTTGCCATACTTGCTGtctcccaccagcagctccGGAGCTCTGTACCACCGGGTCGCCACGTACTCCGTGTAAACCTCCCCGGAAGCCGCCAAGGGACGGGCAAATCCGAAGTCGCAAAGCTTCACAACTCCCGACTGGGAAACCAGGATGTTCTCTGGCTTAATATCCCGATGGATTATCTGCACAGGGGAAAGCAAGTCAGGACAAATTCCCCATTTGTACGGAGCAAACCGACTGGCTCAGCAAAAACCACAGGTTTCTCACGCTCGGGTAGAAAATCACAGAACCCCTAActtcagaaacatttattttatgtatCTCTCTCCCTTTTCAGCCAAAGCTTTATTTCTGTAAGTTTCTGAATATATGCTTCTGTATCTATTTCTTGCTGATTCCTGAGCTGATTCCTTGCACGTACTTACATTATGACTGTGACAAAAGGCAATTCCTCTGGTGATCTGGAATAAGTATTTCCGAACCCTGTCGTAGTCCAGGCCGTTGGGAGATGCCTCCAGGTCATCGAGCACCGTGTGATCCACAAATTCAAACACCAGGTACCACCGTTTCTTCCTCTTGCACACCTCCAGCAGGTTCACCAGATTCTCATGCCTGAGTTGCTGTAATAAAACAGGGAATATTTAGTGAGAGCTGGATGGTTTATAACAGGAAAGAATGGAGACTTTTAactccagcccagctgggacTTTGCCAAAAAATGCAACTTAAGTAAAAAgtgagggggggagggggaagggaactGTATTGTCCAGTTATTTTGTCATCATGTTCTGACCAGCCCCAGCCCCAATTTGCTACACCCCCAAGAATCCACCCTCAATTTGTTACACATTTATCCCACACCAACACAACAGGCCACACTCCAGTGCACAGTTATTTATTAGCTGGAGCCTGGCAGGGAAATATCACCAGAGGCTGCCTGGAGGCAGCACCAGAGCCCAGGGATCTGACTGAGGGAGATGAAAAAggactgcagagcacagggaattGAAGGGGAAGCTCTGCCAGTCCAGAGGCAGTGCCAGCCAACCTGCACCTGGGCCTGCCCAGATTACTTAGAAGGTctgaaaagagaagaattttaaaaggatGAACTCTCTTCTGAAGAATTGTTTATTCCCACTACAGGAGACCTGAAGAGGTTTTGCTGTTTTTAGCTGCAGTTACATTTTCTGCCCAAACTCCGgaacaagaaaagagaaatgaaagatgaataaataaaatcaggttCACAAGGAGCAAGGGAAGAAACCACAAACAGACTGAAGCTCCAGGTATTTGCTTTCACTGTGAGAGGCCACCCTTACAGAGCTGTATATGGAAGTGTTCCCCTTGCTAAGATTCCATTTACCCAGGAAAACAAGTTAATTCCCAACACACCTGGGAGGTGCTACGTGCTCTGACTCAGTGACTCAGCAATGGATCAGGAACAATCCAGGCTCACACAGATCCACTTTAAAAGTGTTTGAAGGGATAAtacctggagctgctggatgtGTCACAAGCTCCAGCACATACATCTCTAAGATTCTGCAGTTCTTGCAGTGATGGCaaacatcactttttttttcccttcagagcaCAGAGACTATATAATCTGCTAGATTTAGGAGGAGACACTTGTGGCAGCTAAGAGGACAGGACATAGGGAATACTTTGCCAGTATTCCCACCTCTGCAAGTCCCCACATCAGAGGAAAAGCCTGGATGCACTCCAAGTGTAATAAGgctttccttcatttcttcacCCAACGTTTAAAATTCCCACcctccactatcccaggttgctccgagctccatcccacctggcctttaaacactcccagggatggggcagccacagcttctctgggcaacctgtgccagggcctctccaccctcacagggaagaatttctttctaatatccaatctaaacctacttt contains these protein-coding regions:
- the CDKL2 gene encoding cyclin-dependent kinase-like 2 isoform X1; its protein translation is MEKYQVLGLVGEGSYGVVTKCRNRESGQIVAVKKFLESEDDAAVRKIAVREIKLLKQLRHENLVNLLEVCKRKKRWYLVFEFVDHTVLDDLEASPNGLDYDRVRKYLFQITRGIAFCHSHNIIHRDIKPENILVSQSGVVKLCDFGFARPLAASGEVYTEYVATRWYRAPELLVGDSKYGKAVDVWAIGSLITEMLTGEPLFPGDSDIDQLYHITKCLGNLIPRHQELFYKNPLFAGMRLPEVKEVESLDKRYPKLSTAVLDLAKECLQIDPDKRPSCAELLQHDFFNQDGFAERFTEELKLKIQKDARDRQLQKKSKVSKREKDDVLEERKLFSVQDFGPRGREEKLLKTKRSKADAEKTDRASNLSFLYDSAANPFKISPQTSLKDSSSSLDYAKNTGIVIPPINQNFSPTFGMGPVPGSLNYRLDEKSKKYLNPLLKQQRPSPAGHYSVSLTPVTNEKNILQANRKKWEFSKADVRLPELNHLPELRGVEAWHPRFLKKENKTVPESRVPSLAAIDLHNSSLSSQQQSGALMPDASEASFPRVEH
- the CDKL2 gene encoding cyclin-dependent kinase-like 2 isoform X3, producing MDASAFLPPEEFVPGVELQQLRHENLVNLLEVCKRKKRWYLVFEFVDHTVLDDLEASPNGLDYDRVRKYLFQITRGIAFCHSHNIIHRDIKPENILVSQSGVVKLCDFGFARPLAASGEVYTEYVATRWYRAPELLVGDSKYGKAVDVWAIGSLITEMLTGEPLFPGDSDIDQLYHITKCLGNLIPRHQELFYKNPLFAGMRLPEVKEVESLDKRYPKLSTAVLDLAKECLQIDPDKRPSCAELLQHDFFNQDGFAERFTEELKLKIQKDARDRQLQKKSKVSKREKDDVLEERKLFSVQDFGPRGREEKLLKTKRSKADAEKTDRASNLSFLYDSAANPFKISPQTSLKDSSSSLDYAKNTGIVIPPINQNFSPTFGMGPVPGSLNYRLDEKSKKYLNPLLKQQRPSPAGHYSVSLTPVTNEKNILQANRKKWEFSKADVRLPELNHLPELRGVEAWHPRFLKKENKTVPESRVPSLAAIDLHNSSLSSQQQSGALMPDASEASFPRVEH
- the CDKL2 gene encoding cyclin-dependent kinase-like 2 isoform X2: MEKYQVLGLVGEGSYGVVTKCRNRESGQIVAVKKFLESEDDAAVRKIAVREIKLLKQLRHENLVNLLEVCKRKKRWYLVFEFVDHTVLDDLEASPNGLDYDRVRKYLFQITRGIAFCHSHNIIHRDIKPENILVSQSGVVKLCDFGFARPLAASGEVYTEYVATRWYRAPELLVGDSKYGKAVDVWAIGSLITEMLTGEPLFPGDSDIDQLYHITKCLGNLIPRHQELFYKNPLFAGMRLPEVKEVESLDKRYPKLSTAVLDLAKECLQIDPDKRPSCAELLQHDFFNQDGFAERFTEELKLKIQKDARDRQLQKKSKVSKREKDDVLEERKLFSVQDFGPRGREEKLLKTKRSKADAEKTDRASNLSFLYDSAANPFKISPQTSLKDSSSSLDYAKNTGIVIPPINQNFSPTFGMGPVPGSLNYRLDEKSKKYLNPLLKQQRPSPAGHYSVSLTPVTNEKNILQANRKKWEFSKADVRLPELNHLPELRGVEAWHPRFLKKENKTVPESRVPSLAAIDLHNSSLSSQQVTEQWEQPT